The window ttcgtcaaaaaaaattataaagtagTCACCAGCGCAATTAAAATTAGGCAGTGACCACGTATGCAAATAAGGcaatctttagggtcattttgtcaaatttatcaGTCACTTTTattggagaaaaaaaataaaaaatgtcactTAAAAagacaaattttaaaacaattattttattagagaAAACAAACCATGTTATAAAACAATAAACACATTTTATTAAGTTtgtgaataattattttatttaaatcaatattcatttaatatatttaagtttataaggAGCCGAcaaaagaatgaaaatgatTGATTTACTGATTCAAAGTGCAAAGAAATACAAAGTAGGAAAATAAAAGCCAGCTGTTTCTGGAAATCATTTGAAAATCAACAGAAGAATggtgttatttgaaaaacacttAGAAAGTTTCAACTTGGGACATTGATCAAGCACAATGACAACCCAATTGGCAAGGCACCGATTGGAAGAAGATCATGATATGATTTGGACACTTTTCATGTTTTCCCATCCGCTGCTACTCACTGCAGGAAATCGATTTGAAATCATCAATGTTCCATTAATAGAAAGAAGGTCCTAGTAAAGACATATGCATTACTGCCTTTTAATGGATTGTATCAATGAGATTCGACAAGGACAAATAGGGTCTTTCCATTCAGCTTTTCTCGGCCCTGTGAGTAATAGGAGAATGAATGTTGAAGTTACTATAAACCAAAACAATGCAGTTGATTCATTATGAAATCCAAGCACAATAACATCATAATACAGGAAATTGAAATACATGATTGAGGGAAACCGCACCTTCAATTCTGGTATTTCAATCACACACGCACATTCAACTACTTCAGCTCCAGCTCGTTCTGACCACAAAAATAACTATAATGCATCAAATGTACACAATAAACCCTAGTTTCTAACTATATTCCATTCTGCTAAATGACTCTGAAATAACCATTTGTTCATTTGACATGCATCTGATTGAACAATGGTAATTGAATTGTGGGGAAAAAAAATAGTACCAAGTAAGCTCATTGCAGCACCGAGTGTGCCACCAGTTGcgatcaaatcatcaaccaccAGTGCACGGTCACCCTTCTCGACAGCTCCAACATGGATCTCAAGACAATCCCTTCCATATTCCAGGACATACTCCTCTGACATAACTCTACCTGTCTCATAAATTTAAATCCCATttataatcatcatcatcaattctgaaaaatactaaattttcaCGCTGATAGAAACCTACCTGGAAGCTTTCCTGGCTTCCTCAAGGGCACAAACTTGGCTCCAATAGCCAATGCAATAGCAGGACCAAAAATGAATCCCCGAGCCTCTATTCCTGAGACTCACACAAGCTATAAATCAAGATGCATTATAATTTAAGACTCAAATTAAACTATTTCAGCAGCTCATACATAATGAGACCTTTTGCATTATCCAActtcataatctgagaagaaactaaaaaataagtaattttccTACATAGTAAATCTTGTCTCATACTTCATGTGAATTCTCCTCCTATGACAAAACCCAACCACTACATAGCAGACAGAAGATtctaaaatatacatataaaacaaGCAAAGAATATCTAAACACGCCATGATATAGAGACAAAAGTCAGGAATATTTATAATGAGAAGGGactttaaaacatatattatgaCACTGCATTActtattaaactatatattaaaaGGTATCCTGGAGTCTATTCCAGTGAAGTCTGCCagaaaactatataaaataaacatcaaaGGGGTggcttaaaatattataaatcagACACATAAGATAACCCCACCAAGAATGACATAAGTTAGAATACTGTAGTAGCTTGGCTCTTACTCCTCTTCTTTGCAGCATGCTATCACCAACCGACAGCAATAGGGACAGAATTCATAaggtgataaaataaaataaaaggatcAAGGAATAATGATGATCAAAGCA is drawn from Impatiens glandulifera chromosome 3, dImpGla2.1, whole genome shotgun sequence and contains these coding sequences:
- the LOC124931624 gene encoding adenine phosphoribosyltransferase 3-like, with translation MTSLSGGKDDPRRRAIKSKIRVVPDFPKPGIMFQDITTLLLDPNVFKDTINLFVDRYKGNNITVVAGIEARGFIFGPAIALAIGAKFVPLRKPGKLPGRVMSEEYVLEYGRDCLEIHVGAVEKGDRALVVDDLIATGGTLGAAMSLLERAGAEVVECACVIEIPELKGREKLNGKTLFVLVESH